In a genomic window of Rhinoderma darwinii isolate aRhiDar2 chromosome 10, aRhiDar2.hap1, whole genome shotgun sequence:
- the LOC142661380 gene encoding uncharacterized protein LOC142661380: MSSVVVKAGDSAGKQQRAAESSMASISVEKLIILVQHKPCLWNKRLEEYADRNLKDLAWQEVCSEVHPEWEKATNVQKKRMVEYVKTRWNTCRDQFKRELDDKGKSGDGRQKKRPYLYTKQLSFLLDVMQVGPTKDNLEAEDSDATQIEEADVGLGIARSTSTPVPAENTAEDNPVCATEPEDEIIPRGKRRRSANKGPTCTEPRQAVDLRVLEHLEKRATETEEGTFCRALSNILKRVPIERQIRCQTALMEVVEIFATHPDPREIHHAIEFHRRGCDGSTFRSVPPAPAATAQTSQQPPYQASMPLFSEDRPGYGMPGPSQQQYRHMQQGEAVPRPHHDPAPSQSFYNL; this comes from the exons atgagttccgtcgtcgtgaaggctggagacagtgcaggaaagcagcagagagcagcagagagcagcatggcttcaattAGCGTGGAGaaactaatcatcctggtccagcacaagccctgtctatGGAATAAGCGCCTTGAAGAGTATGCTGACAGGAATCTGAAAGATCTggcctggcaggaggtctgcagtgaggtgcatcctgagtgggagaaggcaacgaACGTGCAAAAGAaacgcatgg ttgAATACGTGAAAACACGATGGAACACATGCCGTGACCAATTTAAGCGTGAGCTGGatgacaaggggaagagcggagacggacgaCAGAAAAAAAGACCATACCTGTACACAAAACAGCTGTCGTTCCTTCTGGATGTcatgcaggttggccc aaccaaggataatctggaggcAGAAGACTCTGATGCCACTCAAATAGAAGAGGCTGACGTCGGTTTGGGGAttgctaggtccacttccactccaGTGCCTGCTGAAAATACAGCAGAGGATAATCCAGTCTGTGCCACGGAACCGGAAGACGAAATTATACCCCGAGGTAAACGCCGACGTTCTGCCAATAAAGGTCCAACAtgtacagagccaaggcaggcggtCGACTTGCGGGTTTTAGAACACCTGGAGAAAAGAGCGACAGAAACcgaagagggcaccttctgtcgcgctctTTCAAATATTCTAAAAAGAGTGCCAATTGAGAGGCAGATCAGGTGCCAAACAGCCCTAATGGAAGTGGTCGAAATTTTTGCCACACATCCTGACCCACGTGAAATCCATCATGCCATAGAGTTTCATAGGCGGGGGTGTGATGGAAGCACCTTCCGctctgtccctccagcacctgcagcaaccgctCAAACCAGCCAGCAGCCACCATATCAAGCCTCAATGCCACTATTCAgtgaagatcgtccagggtatggcatgccaggaccttctcaACAGCAGTATCGgcacatgcagcagggggaggctGTTCCACGACCCCATCATGACCCTGCACCTTCTCAAtcattttacaatttataa